AGCGACTCCGGCTCCGCCGCGGGCGAGCGAGGCCGCGACCGGAAGGAGGAGCGGCCCGGATCCGGCGATCACGACCCGCCGCCCCGAGAAGGAAACGCCCGACTTCAGGAGCGCCTGGGCTCCGCCGACACCGATCACGTTCGGAAGCGTCCAGCCCGGGAAGGGGAGGAATCGTTCGCGGGCCCCCGTCGCGAGAACGAGCGCCTTCGCCGATACGGCGATGGGTCCGGCCTCGGTTTCGGCGGAAAGCGTCAGCGAATCGGAGACGGCGTAGGCCGACGCGGCGCCCAGCCGGACGGCTCCGGAGCGGGTGAGGCGCTCGAGCCATCGCCGAGCCTTCGGGGGGATCCCGCCGGGCCGGTGCCGCCAGATCTGTCCGCCCGGCCGCGCTCCTTCCTCGAGGAGGAGCACCCGCTTTCCCGCCTCCGCCGCGACGGCTGCGGCCGCGACCCCCGCCGGTCCGCCCCCGACGACGGCGACGTCCGCCGCGAGCGGGTCAGCCACGCGTGTCGATCCGCATTCCCGCGGCGACGTCGATCATGCAGGAGCGGCGATGCGCGATTCCGTCGATCGTCACCCGGCACTCGTGACAGATCCCCATCCCGCAGAGCGGTCCGCGGGGAGCACCGGTCACCGAGGTTCGGAATGCCGTGATGCCGGCGTTGACGAGCGCCGCGGCGACGGTGGTTCCTTCCTCGGCGGAGATCGCGCGCCCGTCGACGACGAGCCGGATGCGGGAGC
This genomic interval from Thermoanaerobaculia bacterium contains the following:
- a CDS encoding (2Fe-2S)-binding protein — translated: MTDGSRIRLVVDGRAISAEEGTTVAAALVNAGITAFRTSVTGAPRGPLCGMGICHECRVTIDGIAHRRSCMIDVAAGMRIDTRG